One segment of Anastrepha obliqua isolate idAnaObli1 chromosome 3, idAnaObli1_1.0, whole genome shotgun sequence DNA contains the following:
- the LOC129241150 gene encoding 20-hydroxyecdysone protein, with protein MRLTTCGIMPTILLFLVASVHAGLVHRQNRNANLVAASALELATGNLIPVQIIQDDQQLKSEKLKVQSEPQQLIQTEQLKSSLGTPEALAEKIAQSVETVENLQNVGTLLENERLQDEKIIEQEIKQAIAEENRELLQAAAIVEQATQLKTGEQFAQQAQEINAALKTGIPAAAEEAAATYFSAPDIPAEVANSAEEVKSSNILQSASLIADNLPAESQSQNVVGAQQLVSNEADKAPVAATAESASVNQVRQAVPVAAVTEATSTQTTTQQNFVQQLIQNSPLGQFFGQLTGQQQQQLAAQGAPVAADQPATPAPTLPGFLNPQNAITQVQNAAQSVANATAQAFQGVQQFATSLGSQFQNTLSGLSGQAQTTLSTSDSTTQRPPGPIQSLLSNFVGGNQPAGAAAATAATANPAQQQGPFQGIISFLQGGNRPQTSASTSGTVAAVAPAPAGSILPASAVSVDENADEVKKDELLDAAVDQEQAQIDQTDNEVRNSAEVGDDSLEDSNQGQFIIVNDDASQQ; from the coding sequence ATGCGACTAACTACTTGTGGTATAATGCCTACCATCTTGCTATTTCTGGTAGCAAGCGTGCATGCTGGGCTTGTACATAGACAAAATCGTAATGCTAATTTGGTCGCAGCCTCTGCACTTGAGCTGGCAACGGGGAATCTGATACCAGTGCAAATAATACAAGATGACCAGCAGTTGAAGAGCGAGAAGCTAAAGGTTCAATCAGAACCTCAGCAATTAATCCAAACGGAACAACTGAAGTCAAGTCTGGGTACACCGGAGGCGCTTGCTGAGAAAATCGCACAGTCTGTCGAAACTgtagaaaatttgcaaaatgtgggTACTTTGCTTGAGAACGAACGCCTGCAGGATGAAAAAATCATTGAGCAGGAGATCAAGCAGGCCATAGCCGAAGAGAATAGAGAATTATTGCAGGCAGCTGCAATTGTGGAGCAGGCAACGCAACTGAAGACTGGCGAGCAATTTGCACAGCAAGCGCAGGAAATCAATGCAGCATTGAAAACTGGCATACCAGCGGCTGCTGAGGAAGCTGCCGCCACATATTTCAGCGCACCAGACATTCCAGCCGAAGTGGCTAACTCTGCGGAAGAAGTTAAAAGCAGCAACATATTGCAATCCGCCTCGTTGATAGCCGACAATTTGCCTGCTGAGTCCCAGTCTCAGAATGTGGTAGGTGCGCAACAGCTGGTATCAAATGAAGCCGACAAAGCGCCCGTTGCTGCGACCGCCGAGTCTGCGTCTGTGAATCAGGTACGGCAAGCTGTACCAGTCGCTGCGGTCACCGAAGCCACATCGACACAAACTACCACCCAACAAAACTTTGTACAACAGCTCATACAAAATTCACCACTCGGTCAATTCTTTGGACAATTAACCggccaacagcagcagcagctggcTGCGCAGGGTGCTCCAGTGGCAGCAGATCAACCGGCTACGCCCGCGCCCACCTTACCCGGTTTTCTGAACCCACAAAACGCAATCACACAAGTGCAAAACGCCGCACAAAGTGTTGCCAATGCCACCGCACAAGCTTTCCAGGGCGTTCAACAATTCGCCACCAGTTTGGGTAGTCAATTTCAGAACACCCTGTCCGGCTTGAGTGGCCAAGCACAAACAACGTTAAGCACTTCCGATTCAACTACACAGCGTCCTCCTGGCCCTATACAATCACTGCTCAGCAATTTTGTCGGTGGCAATCAACCTGCCGGCGCAGCTGCAGCCACCGCTGCTACAGCCAATCCTGCTCAACAACAAGGACCTTTCCAAGGTATTATAAGCTTCTTACAGGGCGGTAATCGGCCACAAACAAGTGCTAGTACAAGTGGCACCGTAGCAGCTGTTGCACCCGCTCCTGCTGGCTCCATTCTGCCAGCGAGCGCGGTCTCCGTGGACGAGAATGCCGATGAGGTGAAGAAAGATGAGTTGCTCGATGCAGCAGTGGATCAAGAACAAGCGCAAATTGATCAGACTGATAATGAAGTACGCAATAGTGCCGAAGTTGGTGACGACTCCCTGGAAGACAGCAACCAGGGTCAGTTTATTATTGTCAATGACGACGCCAGTCAGCAGTAA